A genomic window from Chitinophaga pollutisoli includes:
- a CDS encoding helix-turn-helix transcriptional regulator, with protein MANGNQHIERKAIGQNIRKIRQSAGLSLRKLAALCRVDHADISKIERADVDPQLSTLLELAQALRVHPVTFFHIHPADNNGNNTSHPIHGKRVH; from the coding sequence ATGGCGAACGGCAACCAACATATAGAAAGGAAAGCCATAGGTCAGAATATTAGAAAGATCAGGCAGTCTGCGGGACTTAGTCTCCGCAAACTCGCCGCGTTGTGCCGTGTCGATCATGCGGATATTTCCAAAATAGAACGGGCGGACGTAGACCCGCAATTATCCACCCTGCTGGAGCTGGCGCAGGCCCTTCGGGTGCACCCGGTCACATTTTTTCACATCCATCCCGCCGACAACAACGGTAATAATACCAGCCATCCCATCCATGGCAAAAGGGTACATTGA
- a CDS encoding glycosyltransferase family 2 protein, translated as MMNNTNAQPRVTIVIATFNAEAHLPDCLASIAALELDALEVVVADGGSTDGTMAILRESPYPFLRWTSEPDKGIYDALNKGAKMARGTWVHFLGSDDRLLPGFAELYHQLKDPNTIYYANSEEWYSGEGKPKYHLLGGKFNKYRMAKYTVNHQAIVYPSVVFRDHAYDLKYKILADYALNIQLWGSSRFRKQYLPLYIAKYNMNGFSSDIEDWVFKADKPMLIRRYLGLIVYWRYRLKVMKKKREGHHDF; from the coding sequence ATGATGAACAATACGAACGCACAGCCCAGGGTAACCATTGTTATTGCGACATTCAACGCCGAAGCGCATCTCCCCGATTGCCTGGCATCCATTGCCGCGCTGGAACTGGACGCGCTGGAAGTAGTGGTAGCCGACGGCGGCAGTACCGACGGCACGATGGCGATCCTCCGGGAAAGCCCCTACCCGTTTCTTCGCTGGACGAGCGAGCCCGACAAAGGGATATATGATGCATTGAACAAAGGCGCAAAGATGGCGCGCGGCACCTGGGTACACTTCCTGGGGTCCGACGATCGTTTGCTGCCGGGTTTCGCGGAGCTGTATCATCAGTTAAAAGACCCCAACACCATTTACTACGCCAACAGTGAAGAGTGGTATAGCGGGGAAGGCAAGCCGAAATATCATCTCCTCGGCGGGAAATTCAATAAATATCGCATGGCGAAATACACCGTCAATCACCAGGCGATCGTATATCCTTCGGTGGTTTTCAGGGATCATGCCTATGACCTCAAATATAAGATCCTGGCCGATTACGCGCTGAATATCCAATTATGGGGCAGCAGCCGTTTCCGGAAGCAATACCTCCCGCTTTACATCGCGAAATATAATATGAACGGCTTTTCGTCTGACATCGAGGATTGGGTTTTCAAGGCCGACAAGCCCATGCTGATCCGCCGTTACCTGGGGCTGATCGTGTACTGGCGGTACCGGTTGAAAGTGATGAAAAAGAAGCGGGAAGGCCATCATGATTTCTGA